The Cygnus olor isolate bCygOlo1 chromosome 30 unlocalized genomic scaffold, bCygOlo1.pri.v2 SUPER_30A, whole genome shotgun sequence genome has a segment encoding these proteins:
- the ILVBL gene encoding 2-hydroxyacyl-CoA lyase 2: protein MGPLTLIGCICAGLLAATAAALLAVAYRLGLLYRLLHKADPRSPRYGGELVAEVLKAHGVRFVFALAGGHISPILVASEKLGIRVVDTRHEATAVFAADAVSRLSGRIGVAAVTAGPGVTNAVTAIKNAQMAESPLLLIGGAAASLQKGRGALQDIDQLSLFKTLCKACVSVCTVRDIVPALRKAIATAQSGTPGPVFVELPIDVLYPFHVVEKEVGGAKSARGVRGKLVQWYLQNYVHNLFAGAWVPRDVTPLPVKVPLATEDEVQRCAELVSRATKPLVLVGSQALLPPTPAEELREALEALGIPCYLGGAARGLLPPESPLLLRQNRRDALREADLVLLAGAVCDFRLSYGRLFGRQTVVVAVNRDRAQLLRNADVFWRPRLAVQGDAASFVVGLARRLRGYSCPADWLGGLREAEQRKEKANREKAATPTPQHLNPLDLLYRLDALLPPESLLVADGGDFVGTAAYIVRPRRPLSWLDPGAFGTLGVGGGFALGAKLCRPEAEVWVLYGDGSLGYSLIEFDTFVRHKTPIIALVGNDACWSQISREQVAMLGSNVACGLEYLDYHAVAEALGGKGFVVGRPESERLDAVLRAAQDVCRQGHPVLVNALIGKTDFREGSISV, encoded by the exons ATGGGTCCGCTCACCCTCATCGGCTGCATCTGcgctgggctgctggcagcgaCGGCAGCGGCGCTGCTTGCGGTGGCGTATCGCTTGGGACTCCTCTACCGGCTCCTCCACAAG GCGGATCCCCGAAGCCCCCGGTACGGGGGCGAGCTGGTGGCGGAGGTGCTGAAGGCTCACGGCGTCCGCTTCGTCTTTGCGCTGGCCGGTGGCCACATCTCCCCCATCCTAGTGGCCAGCGAGAAGCTGGGGATCCGCGTGGTGGACACCCGGCACGAGGCCACCGCCGTCTTCGCCGCCGACGCCGTCTCCAGGCTCTCGG GCCGCATCGGTGTCGCCGCTGTCACCGCCGGCCCCGGCGTCACCAATGCGGTGACAGCCATCAAGAACGCCCAGATGGCCGAGTCGCCGCTGCTGCTCATTGGTGGGGCGGCCGCCTCGCTGCAGAAG GGACGAGGAGCACTGCAGGACATCGACCAGCTCTCGCTCTTCAAGACACTCTGCAAGGCGTGCGTCTCGGTGTGCACCGTCCGTGACATTGTCCCTGCACTCCGCAAAGCCATCGCCACCGCACAGTCAGGGACCCCCG GTCCCGTGTTCGTGGAGCTCCCCATCGATGTCCTCTACCCCTTCCATGTGGTGGAGAAGGAGGTTGGCGGTGCCAAGAGCGCCCGGGGGGTCCGGGGAAAGCTGGTGCAGTG GTACCTCCAAAACTACGTCCATAACCTCTTTGCGGGTGCCTGGGTGCCCCGGGATGTCACCCCGCTGCCTGTGAAGGTGCCGCTGGCCACTGAGGACGAG GTACAGCGCTGTGCTGAGCTGGTGAGCCGGGCCACGAAGCCgctggtgctggtgggcagccaggctctgctgccaCCCACGCCGGCTGAGGAGCTCCG GGAAGCGCTGGAGGCCTTGGGCATCCCCTGCTACCTGGGGGGGGCGGCacgggggctgctgccccctgagagccccctgctcctgcgccAGAACCGCCGTGACGCCCTCCGCGAGGCTgacctggtgctgctggcag GTGCCGTCTGTGATTTCCGTCTCTCCTACGGGCGCCTTTTCGGCCGCCAAACTGTCGTGGTGGCCGTCAACCGGGACCGGGCGCAGCTCCTCCGCAACGCCGATGTCTTCTGGCGGCCGCGGCTCGCCGTGCAAG GCGACGCCGCCTCCTTCGTGGTGGGGCTGgcgcggcggctgcggggctaCTCCTGCCCTGCGGActggctgggggggctgcgcgAGGCCGAGCAGCGCAAGGAGAAGGCGAACCG GGAGAAGGCAGCGACCCCCACCCCGCAGCACCTGAACCCCCTGGACCTGCTGTACCGCCTGGACGCGCTGCTGCCCCCCGAGAGCCTTTTGGTGGCCGATGGGGGGGACTTCGTGGGCACCGCCGCCTACATTGTGCGCCCCCGCCGGCCCCTCTCCTGGCTGGACCCCG GAGCCTTTGGCACGCTGGGAGTTGGCGGCGGGTTCGCACTCGGTGCCAAGCTCTGCCGCCCCGAGGCCGAG GTTTGGGTCCTTTATGGTGACGGCTCGCTGGGCTACAGCCTCATAGAATTTGACACTTTTGTGCGGCACAAG ACACCCATCATCGCACTGGTCGGCAACGATGCGTGCTGGAGCCAGATCTCCCGGGAGCAGGTGGCCATGCTGGGCAGCAACGTGGCATGTGGCCTTGAGTACCTGG ATTACCACGCGGTGGCTGAAGCACTTGGGGGCAAAGGCTTCGTGGTGGGACGCCCGGAGAGTGAGCGGCTGGACGCTGTCCTCCGCGCCGCGCAGGATGTGTGCCGCCAGGGCCACCCCGTCCTCGTCAATGCCCTCATCGGCAAGACTGATTTCCGTGAGGGCTCCATCTCTGTCTAG
- the SYDE1 gene encoding rho GTPase-activating protein SYDE1, protein MAEPLLRRTFSRLRGRDRPRRKKSDAKEREHPPPSPDLPVDPEAAPASSELAPAAPRKQNWARFSCGGRDEPSGRRMPAPKASLEVVEASELDPATSSPWPGMEPPGEEPLEPAEEAEAANGSVELGGPGRSPGHGAYLQSLERSSRHWVLSSAKAPGLDEAGGGAEAEAGAAGSEGEIWYNPIPEDEDPPKASGEDVPWGGRGTAESPGPRSAEELAAGRTQACGKMPIPCVSLGMGLTPPSPPASPSATKKGRSLSKVKSPGTVRRLSMKMKKLPELRRKLSLRSPRPRGQEGGTSPSDTRKESSNVISRYHLDTSVASLPRAKAANKGGYLSDGDSPELLAKTGAHAEPEDGESGLDVAAFRPYSCGELPRGGQHISGLVSVHLYGVRDLKLPRAEAREVFCVLQVDAANRARTALLPCKAAFLGLNHTFNLELESAQLLKVIVFSWDPSSCRNRLCCHGTVVLPHIFRGCRAQQLAVRLQPRGILFSKFTLVEQWDGPGEREPRVFGVELGQLVEREKTATKVPLLIQKCVAEIEKRGLKVVGLYRLCGSAAVKKELRDAFERDSAAVTLSEQLYPDINVITGILKDYLRELPTPLITPTLYHVVLEAMAKRPPRTPPGEQDAVTLLDCLPDVEKATLTRLLDHLSLVASFHDFNRMNSQNIAVCFGPVLLTQSQEPRRGGTGTRSYAHSEDIASAVDFKRHIEVLHYLLQAWPAPRSSPAPQIWEEAPPGRLQQPPLRLDLLDTAVVARHRPRGPESPPSNRYAGDWSVCGHQFGGYDEVADGDSESRATHRRTLFVADFGLGDEPEAPFGPRLNLKDFDALILDLERELAKQINVCL, encoded by the exons ATGGCGGAGCCGCTGCTGCGGAGGACCTTCTCCCGGCTGCGGGGCCGTGACCGCCCGCGCAGGAAGAAATCGGACGCCAAAGAGCGAG AGCATCCTCCACCAAGCCCCGACTTGCCGGTGGACCCTGAGGCAGCCCCAGCATCATCGGAACTGGCCCCGGCAGCGCCCCGCAAGCAGAACTGGGCCCGTTTCTCCTGCGGCGGCCGCGATGAGCCCAGCGGGAGGCGGATGCCGGCTCCCAAAGCTTCcctggaggtggtggaggccagCGAGCTGGATCcggccaccagcagcccctggcctgGCATGGAGCCACCCGGCGAGGAGCCCCTGGAGCCGGCGGAGGAGGCCGAAGCAGCGAACGGATCCGTGGAGCTCGGCGGCCCTGGTAGGAGCCCAGGGCACGGCGCTTACCTGCAGAGCCTGGAGCGGAGCAGCCGGCACTGGGTGCTGTCCTCGGCGAAGGCACCGGGGCTGGACGaggctggcggcggggccgaggcTGAGGCTGGTGCGGCCGGCAGCGAGGGCGAGATCTGGTACAACCCCATCCCCGAGGACGAAGACCCTCCGAAGGCGAGTGGGGAGGACGTCCCCTGGGGGGGCAGAGGGACGGCAGAGAGCCCTGGACCCCGCAGCgcagaggagctggcagctggcagGACGCAGGCCTGTG GAAAGATGCCTATCCCCTGCGTGAGCCTGGGGATGGGGCTCACCCCTCCGtccccccccgccagccccagTGCCACCAAGAAAGGCCGCTCCCTCAGCAAAGTGAAGTCCCCGGGGACCGTGCGCCGCCTTTCCATGAAGATGAAGAAGCTGCCGGAGCTGCGGAGGAAGCTGAGCCtgcgcagcccccggccgcggGGCCAGGAGGGTGGCACCTCACCCTCTGACACCCGCAAGGAGTCCAGCAACGTCATTAGCCGCTACCACCTCGACACCAGCGTGGCCTCACTGCCCCGTGCCAAAGCGGCCAACAAGGGCGGCTACTTGAGTGACGGCGACTCCCCGGAGCTGCTGGCCAAAACCGGGGCGCACGCTGAGCCAGAGGATGGAGAGAGCGGGCTGGACGTGGCCGCTTTCCGGCCCTACAGCTGCGGGGAGCTGCCCCGAGGCGGGCAGCACATCTCCGGGCTGGTCAGCGTCCACCTCTACGGCGTGCGGGACCTGAAGCTGCCGCGAGCTGAAGCCCGGGAGGTTTTCTGCGTGCTGCAGGTGGATGCGGCCAACCGGGCTCGCACggctctgctgccctgcaaGGCAGCTTTCCTTGGCCTCAACCACACCTTCAACCTGGAGCTGGAGAGCGCCCAGCTCCTCAAGGTGATCGTCTTCTCCTGGGACCCCTCCTCCTGCCGCAACCGCCTCTGCTGCCATGGCACCGTCGTCCTGCCCCACATCTTCAGAG GCTGCCGGGCCCAGCAGCTGGCGGTGCGGCTGCAGCCTCGCggcatcctcttctccaaatTCACCCTGGTGGAGCAGTGGGACGGCCCCGGCGAGCGCGAGCCCCGCGTCTTTGGCGTGGAGCTGGGCCAGCTGGTGGAGAGGGAGAAGACGGCCACCAAGGTGCCTCTGCTCATCCAGAAGTGTGTGGCCGAGATAGAGAAACGGGGGCTGAAG GTGGTCGGGCTGTACCGGCTCTGCGGCTCAGCCGCCGTCAAGAAGGAGCTGCGTGACGCCTTCGAGAGGGACAGTGCGGCCGTGACGCTGTCAGAGCAGCTCTACCCTGACATCAACGTTATCACAG GGATCCTCAAAGACTACCTGCGGGAGCTGCCCACGCCGCTCATCACCCCCACGCTCTACCACGTCGTGCTGGAGGCCATGGCCAAGCGGCCTCCCCGGACCCCGCCAGGCGAGCAGGACGCCGTCACCCTGCTCGACTGTCTGCCTGACGTCGAGAAG GCCACGTTGACGCGGCTCCTGGACCACCTCAGCCTAGTGGCCTCCTTCCACGACTTCAACCGCATGAACTCACAGAACATCGCCGTCTGCTTTGGGCCCGTCCTGCTCACCCAGAGCCAGGAGCCTCGGCGCGGCGGCACCGGCACCCGCAGCTATGCCCACAGCGAGGACATCGCCAGCGCCGTCGATTTCAAGCGGCACATCGAGGTGCTGCACTACCTGCTGCAGGCCTGGCCGG CCCCCCGCTCATCCCCAGCCCCCCAAATCTGGGAGGAGGCACCGCCCGGCCgcctgcagcagccaccactGCGCTTGGACCTGCTGGACACGGCAGTGGTGGCCCGCCATCGCCCCCGGGGACCGGAGAGCCCCCCCAGCAACCGCTACGCCGGCGACTGGAGCGTCTGCGGCCACCAATTCGGTGGCTACGACGAGGTGGCGGACGGTGACAGTGAGAGCCGGGCCACGCACCGGCGGACCCTCTTCGTGGCTGATTTCGGCCTTGGTGACGAGCCTGAGGCGCCCTTCGGCCCCCGGCTTAACCTCAAGGACTTCGATGCGCTCATCCTCGACCTGGAGCGGGAGCTCGCCAAGCAGATCAACGTCTGCCTGTGA
- the LOC121062781 gene encoding macrophage mannose receptor 1-like isoform X2 has protein sequence MHYQWGHPWGELSSAAGTMYGNIEPSQPREGQKWVLGPGGKEACSDPCPMEENPYEPLDPPITVPSRKHLPDPPAHPCCSQERLVLVGAAALGISVLLNVLLLALGSRRIAALTVALDEAEMAKQPPNVGVWLCRVPPSPFPRCHCPRAPCTLPPITVPLSTASAPFLLYNEAHNKCVEARGRQLMAATCQPKAAAQRFQWLHGDRLRSAAGSRSCVTAARGQNLSTVWLQPCREDGRLQRWECRDGALLALAGHDLYFNYGNNQKHTVMLFIGDREWSRWVAHGSKDNICSRSSCPPCSRGWTYFEDSCYFHSATTSTWETAQRFCSTLGTRLLEVDSPEERTYIQTILQDSSWLGITDKEVEGTWKRADGTILPREQSSWHRNEPNGGQQENCAVVRTDGTWFDYPCTSQLPWVCEGQP, from the exons ATGCATTATCAGTGGGGACACCCGTGGGGAGAGCTCAGCAGTGCCGCGGGGACGATGTACGGCAACATCGAGCCCAGCCAGCCCAGGGAAGGGCAAAAATGGGTGCTGGGGCCTGGCGGCAAGGAAG CCTGCAGCGACCCATGCCCCATGGAGGAGAACCCATATGAGCCCCTCGACCCCCCCATCACCGTGCCAAGCCGCAAGCACCTCCCTGACCCCCCAG CGCACCCGTGCTGCTCCCAGGagaggctggtgctggtgggtgCCGCGGCCCTGGGGATCTCGGTGCTGCTCAATGTGCTCCTCCTCGCCCTTGGCTCACGGCGCA TCGCAGCCCTGACGGTGGCCCTGGACGAAGCGGAGATGGCGAAGCAGCCGCCGAACGTGGGTGTGTGGCTGTGCCgcgtccccccctccccatttccACGGTGTCACTGTCCCAGGGCCCCATGCACCCTCCCCCCCATCACCGTCCCCCTCTCCACAGCCTCCGCGCCCTTCCTGCTGTACAACGAAGCGCACAACAAGTGCGTGGAAGCGCGCGGGCGGCAGCTGATGGCGGCGACATGCCAGCCCAAGGCGGCGGCGCAACGCTTCCAGTGGCTCCATGGGGACCGGCTGCGAAGCGCGGCGGGGTCCCGCTCGTGTGTGACGGCGGCCAGGGGGCAAAACCTGTCCACAGTGTGGCTGCAGCCGTGCCGGGAGGACGGCAGGCTGCAGCGCTGGGAGTGCCGCGACGGTGCGCTGCTGGCGCTGGCCGGCCACGATCTCTATTTCAATTACGGCAACAACCAGAAGCACACCGTGATGCTCTTCATTGGGGACCGCGAGTGGAGCCGCTGGGTCGCCCACGGCAGCAAGGACAACATCTGCTCACGCTCCA gTTGCCCCCCTTGCTCCAGAGGCTGGACCTATTTCGAGGACTCGTGCTATTTCCACTCTGCGACGACGAGCACCTGGGAGACGGCGCAGCGCTTCTGCTCGACCCTGGGCACGCGGCTCCTGGAGGTGGACAGCCCCGAGGAGCGA ACTTACATCCAGACCATTCTGCAAGACTCCTCCTGGCTGGGCATCACGGATAAAGAGGTCGAGGGCACCTGGAAGCGAGCAGATGGGACCATCCTGCCCAGGGAACAAAG CTCGTGGCACAGGAACGAGCCCAACGGCGGGCAGCAGGAGAATTGCGCGGTGGTCCGCACGGACGGCACGTGGTTCGACTACCCCTGCACGAGCCAGCTCCCCTGGGTGTGCGAGGGGCAGCCCTGA
- the LOC121062781 gene encoding macrophage mannose receptor 1-like isoform X1 codes for MHYQWGHPWGELSSAAGTMYGNIEPSQPREGQKWVLGPGGKEACSDPCPMEENPYEPLDPPITVPSRKHLPDPPGEPIPVGTRLCSPNRGPAAPLGLIVTHSPSPAHPCCSQERLVLVGAAALGISVLLNVLLLALGSRRIAALTVALDEAEMAKQPPNVGVWLCRVPPSPFPRCHCPRAPCTLPPITVPLSTASAPFLLYNEAHNKCVEARGRQLMAATCQPKAAAQRFQWLHGDRLRSAAGSRSCVTAARGQNLSTVWLQPCREDGRLQRWECRDGALLALAGHDLYFNYGNNQKHTVMLFIGDREWSRWVAHGSKDNICSRSSCPPCSRGWTYFEDSCYFHSATTSTWETAQRFCSTLGTRLLEVDSPEERTYIQTILQDSSWLGITDKEVEGTWKRADGTILPREQSSWHRNEPNGGQQENCAVVRTDGTWFDYPCTSQLPWVCEGQP; via the exons ATGCATTATCAGTGGGGACACCCGTGGGGAGAGCTCAGCAGTGCCGCGGGGACGATGTACGGCAACATCGAGCCCAGCCAGCCCAGGGAAGGGCAAAAATGGGTGCTGGGGCCTGGCGGCAAGGAAG CCTGCAGCGACCCATGCCCCATGGAGGAGAACCCATATGAGCCCCTCGACCCCCCCATCACCGTGCCAAGCCGCAAGCACCTCCCTGACCCCCCAGGTGAGCCCATCCCTGTTGGGACGAGGCTGTGCAGCCCGAATCGGGGCCCTGCAGCCCCGTTGGGACTGATCGTCACCCACTCACCCTCCCCAGCGCACCCGTGCTGCTCCCAGGagaggctggtgctggtgggtgCCGCGGCCCTGGGGATCTCGGTGCTGCTCAATGTGCTCCTCCTCGCCCTTGGCTCACGGCGCA TCGCAGCCCTGACGGTGGCCCTGGACGAAGCGGAGATGGCGAAGCAGCCGCCGAACGTGGGTGTGTGGCTGTGCCgcgtccccccctccccatttccACGGTGTCACTGTCCCAGGGCCCCATGCACCCTCCCCCCCATCACCGTCCCCCTCTCCACAGCCTCCGCGCCCTTCCTGCTGTACAACGAAGCGCACAACAAGTGCGTGGAAGCGCGCGGGCGGCAGCTGATGGCGGCGACATGCCAGCCCAAGGCGGCGGCGCAACGCTTCCAGTGGCTCCATGGGGACCGGCTGCGAAGCGCGGCGGGGTCCCGCTCGTGTGTGACGGCGGCCAGGGGGCAAAACCTGTCCACAGTGTGGCTGCAGCCGTGCCGGGAGGACGGCAGGCTGCAGCGCTGGGAGTGCCGCGACGGTGCGCTGCTGGCGCTGGCCGGCCACGATCTCTATTTCAATTACGGCAACAACCAGAAGCACACCGTGATGCTCTTCATTGGGGACCGCGAGTGGAGCCGCTGGGTCGCCCACGGCAGCAAGGACAACATCTGCTCACGCTCCA gTTGCCCCCCTTGCTCCAGAGGCTGGACCTATTTCGAGGACTCGTGCTATTTCCACTCTGCGACGACGAGCACCTGGGAGACGGCGCAGCGCTTCTGCTCGACCCTGGGCACGCGGCTCCTGGAGGTGGACAGCCCCGAGGAGCGA ACTTACATCCAGACCATTCTGCAAGACTCCTCCTGGCTGGGCATCACGGATAAAGAGGTCGAGGGCACCTGGAAGCGAGCAGATGGGACCATCCTGCCCAGGGAACAAAG CTCGTGGCACAGGAACGAGCCCAACGGCGGGCAGCAGGAGAATTGCGCGGTGGTCCGCACGGACGGCACGTGGTTCGACTACCCCTGCACGAGCCAGCTCCCCTGGGTGTGCGAGGGGCAGCCCTGA
- the LOC121062781 gene encoding macrophage mannose receptor 1-like isoform X3, which translates to MHYQWGHPWGELSSAAGTMYGNIEPSQPREGQKWVLGPGGKEACSDPCPMEENPYEPLDPPITVPSRKHLPDPPGEPIPVGTRLCSPNRGPAAPLGLIVTHSPSPAHPCCSQERLVLVGAAALGISVLLNVLLLALGSRRIAALTVALDEAEMAKQPPNVASAPFLLYNEAHNKCVEARGRQLMAATCQPKAAAQRFQWLHGDRLRSAAGSRSCVTAARGQNLSTVWLQPCREDGRLQRWECRDGALLALAGHDLYFNYGNNQKHTVMLFIGDREWSRWVAHGSKDNICSRSSCPPCSRGWTYFEDSCYFHSATTSTWETAQRFCSTLGTRLLEVDSPEERTYIQTILQDSSWLGITDKEVEGTWKRADGTILPREQSSWHRNEPNGGQQENCAVVRTDGTWFDYPCTSQLPWVCEGQP; encoded by the exons ATGCATTATCAGTGGGGACACCCGTGGGGAGAGCTCAGCAGTGCCGCGGGGACGATGTACGGCAACATCGAGCCCAGCCAGCCCAGGGAAGGGCAAAAATGGGTGCTGGGGCCTGGCGGCAAGGAAG CCTGCAGCGACCCATGCCCCATGGAGGAGAACCCATATGAGCCCCTCGACCCCCCCATCACCGTGCCAAGCCGCAAGCACCTCCCTGACCCCCCAGGTGAGCCCATCCCTGTTGGGACGAGGCTGTGCAGCCCGAATCGGGGCCCTGCAGCCCCGTTGGGACTGATCGTCACCCACTCACCCTCCCCAGCGCACCCGTGCTGCTCCCAGGagaggctggtgctggtgggtgCCGCGGCCCTGGGGATCTCGGTGCTGCTCAATGTGCTCCTCCTCGCCCTTGGCTCACGGCGCA TCGCAGCCCTGACGGTGGCCCTGGACGAAGCGGAGATGGCGAAGCAGCCGCCGAACGTGG CCTCCGCGCCCTTCCTGCTGTACAACGAAGCGCACAACAAGTGCGTGGAAGCGCGCGGGCGGCAGCTGATGGCGGCGACATGCCAGCCCAAGGCGGCGGCGCAACGCTTCCAGTGGCTCCATGGGGACCGGCTGCGAAGCGCGGCGGGGTCCCGCTCGTGTGTGACGGCGGCCAGGGGGCAAAACCTGTCCACAGTGTGGCTGCAGCCGTGCCGGGAGGACGGCAGGCTGCAGCGCTGGGAGTGCCGCGACGGTGCGCTGCTGGCGCTGGCCGGCCACGATCTCTATTTCAATTACGGCAACAACCAGAAGCACACCGTGATGCTCTTCATTGGGGACCGCGAGTGGAGCCGCTGGGTCGCCCACGGCAGCAAGGACAACATCTGCTCACGCTCCA gTTGCCCCCCTTGCTCCAGAGGCTGGACCTATTTCGAGGACTCGTGCTATTTCCACTCTGCGACGACGAGCACCTGGGAGACGGCGCAGCGCTTCTGCTCGACCCTGGGCACGCGGCTCCTGGAGGTGGACAGCCCCGAGGAGCGA ACTTACATCCAGACCATTCTGCAAGACTCCTCCTGGCTGGGCATCACGGATAAAGAGGTCGAGGGCACCTGGAAGCGAGCAGATGGGACCATCCTGCCCAGGGAACAAAG CTCGTGGCACAGGAACGAGCCCAACGGCGGGCAGCAGGAGAATTGCGCGGTGGTCCGCACGGACGGCACGTGGTTCGACTACCCCTGCACGAGCCAGCTCCCCTGGGTGTGCGAGGGGCAGCCCTGA
- the LOC121062781 gene encoding macrophage mannose receptor 1-like isoform X4, whose product MHYQWGHPWGELSSAAGTMYGNIEPSQPREGQKWVLGPGGKEACSDPCPMEENPYEPLDPPITVPSRKHLPDPPAHPCCSQERLVLVGAAALGISVLLNVLLLALGSRRIAALTVALDEAEMAKQPPNVASAPFLLYNEAHNKCVEARGRQLMAATCQPKAAAQRFQWLHGDRLRSAAGSRSCVTAARGQNLSTVWLQPCREDGRLQRWECRDGALLALAGHDLYFNYGNNQKHTVMLFIGDREWSRWVAHGSKDNICSRSSCPPCSRGWTYFEDSCYFHSATTSTWETAQRFCSTLGTRLLEVDSPEERTYIQTILQDSSWLGITDKEVEGTWKRADGTILPREQSSWHRNEPNGGQQENCAVVRTDGTWFDYPCTSQLPWVCEGQP is encoded by the exons ATGCATTATCAGTGGGGACACCCGTGGGGAGAGCTCAGCAGTGCCGCGGGGACGATGTACGGCAACATCGAGCCCAGCCAGCCCAGGGAAGGGCAAAAATGGGTGCTGGGGCCTGGCGGCAAGGAAG CCTGCAGCGACCCATGCCCCATGGAGGAGAACCCATATGAGCCCCTCGACCCCCCCATCACCGTGCCAAGCCGCAAGCACCTCCCTGACCCCCCAG CGCACCCGTGCTGCTCCCAGGagaggctggtgctggtgggtgCCGCGGCCCTGGGGATCTCGGTGCTGCTCAATGTGCTCCTCCTCGCCCTTGGCTCACGGCGCA TCGCAGCCCTGACGGTGGCCCTGGACGAAGCGGAGATGGCGAAGCAGCCGCCGAACGTGG CCTCCGCGCCCTTCCTGCTGTACAACGAAGCGCACAACAAGTGCGTGGAAGCGCGCGGGCGGCAGCTGATGGCGGCGACATGCCAGCCCAAGGCGGCGGCGCAACGCTTCCAGTGGCTCCATGGGGACCGGCTGCGAAGCGCGGCGGGGTCCCGCTCGTGTGTGACGGCGGCCAGGGGGCAAAACCTGTCCACAGTGTGGCTGCAGCCGTGCCGGGAGGACGGCAGGCTGCAGCGCTGGGAGTGCCGCGACGGTGCGCTGCTGGCGCTGGCCGGCCACGATCTCTATTTCAATTACGGCAACAACCAGAAGCACACCGTGATGCTCTTCATTGGGGACCGCGAGTGGAGCCGCTGGGTCGCCCACGGCAGCAAGGACAACATCTGCTCACGCTCCA gTTGCCCCCCTTGCTCCAGAGGCTGGACCTATTTCGAGGACTCGTGCTATTTCCACTCTGCGACGACGAGCACCTGGGAGACGGCGCAGCGCTTCTGCTCGACCCTGGGCACGCGGCTCCTGGAGGTGGACAGCCCCGAGGAGCGA ACTTACATCCAGACCATTCTGCAAGACTCCTCCTGGCTGGGCATCACGGATAAAGAGGTCGAGGGCACCTGGAAGCGAGCAGATGGGACCATCCTGCCCAGGGAACAAAG CTCGTGGCACAGGAACGAGCCCAACGGCGGGCAGCAGGAGAATTGCGCGGTGGTCCGCACGGACGGCACGTGGTTCGACTACCCCTGCACGAGCCAGCTCCCCTGGGTGTGCGAGGGGCAGCCCTGA